Proteins from one Asterias rubens chromosome 21, eAstRub1.3, whole genome shotgun sequence genomic window:
- the LOC117304420 gene encoding transmembrane protein 244-like has translation MALTKTQEKHEHDSRILPRMDYASSSAVIFWLLMTLISFYCVFYVIASLVHGIFKLKNFDGTIPFHYKSYEAIFTNSTKWESQPFISDFIALECTYFFSTFVFLVFLRDRLWDFAITVTIIHCAITCAVNVSFPLVWEWWICILSGLVITIAFGQLINQILHLKKTGSFSLGTRSS, from the exons ATGGCGTTGACCAAAACCCAAGAGAAACATGAGCATGACTCCCGGATTCTGCCAAGAATGGACTATGCTTCTTCATCG GCAGTTATATTCTGGCTGTTGATGACTCTGATTTCATTCTACTGTGTATTCTACGTTATTGCTAGCCTAGTTCATGGAATCTTCAA GTTAAAAAACTTTGATGGCACGATCCCATTCCACTATAAAAGCTACGAAGCCATTTTTACAAATTCTACAAAGTGGGAGTCGCAGCCTTTCATTA GTGACTTCATCGCTCTGGAGTGTACATATTTCTTCTCTACCTTCGTATTTCTTGTATTCCTTCGGGATAGGTTATGGGATTTTGCCATCACTGTGACTATTATTCATTGTGCAATCACATGTGCAG TTAATGTGAGTTTCCCTCTGGTTTGGGAATGGTGGATCTGTATCCTGTCAGGGCTAGTCATCACCATTGCCTTTGGTCAACTCATTAATCAGATTCTACATCTCAAGAAAACTGGATCTTTCAGTCTTGGAACCAGGTCATCATGA